From one Stigmatopora nigra isolate UIUO_SnigA chromosome 8, RoL_Snig_1.1, whole genome shotgun sequence genomic stretch:
- the LOC144200807 gene encoding zinc finger FYVE domain-containing protein 1 isoform X1 has product MFEVLMTAPEEMTPCPLKSEQRPDGVRSFLLVDDQENLQVNNEVDFVEKLNCSDVGGVKVLSIFGNTGDGKSHTLNHILFNGESVFFTSKSSSSCTVGVWAAYDPSLSLVALDTEGLLGAAANQNQRMRLLLKVLAVSDIVIYRTRAERLHNDMFQFLSSASGAYLKHFTPELRALSSRCGLDVPLSCLGPSVIVFQETTHTQLLGHDSKVAGHADMQLQKRFHDLGLATDAFSSVQYNGTQTITPPTDYSGLLEALRQQVLNTHTRSPRHPSIVFQAFEALSERFCGDLCDDKLNLYTFFPDEYFTCSAVCLSCNIRCKNGMNHLRDRVPHKADGLCQYAHQYNNKVLICKRCYEGGREVTVMPKTSASSDNPWFGIAKFAWSGYVLECASCGVIYRSRQYWVGNQDPESSVVRSEVKHVWEGSDTFLGNHQNAAQRVLDGMNYVIQSMSEYSTGPTKAVTAWLTDQVAPPYWRSNTEITACHGCHKAFEEGERKHHCRSCGEGFCHLCSSHRMPVPERGWGSSPVRVCLACYRQGGPVETNNHVYKAEPRGLIARRVAEVAQSTLDIVSTAVDYPLCFVKDVARPDYWVPDQDINQCHQCSKVFTPVMSKHHCRACGQGVCGACSTHLKPVPSRGWDHPVRVCDKCSASPNIL; this is encoded by the exons ATGTTTGAAGTACTAATGACAGCACCAGAGGAAATGACACCGTGTCCACTAAAATCAGAACAGCGTCCTGATGGTGTACGAAGCTTTCTGTTGGTGGATGACCAGGAAAACCTGCAG GTCAACAATGAGGTGGATTTTGTGGAGAAGCTGAACTGTTCAGATGTGGGAGGTGTCAAAGTTCTGTCTATCTTTGGAAACACTGGGGATGGCAAGTCACACACCCTCAACCACATTCTATTCAATGGTGAGAGTGTGTTTTTTACCTCCAAGTCCTCCAGCTCCTGTACGGTGGGCGTATGGGCTGCTTATGATCCCTCCCTCAGTTTGGTCGCCCTGGATACTGAGGGCTTGTTAGGGGCAGCTGCCAATCAAAACCAGAGAATGAGACTTCTGCTTAag GTGTTGGCTGTGTCAGATATCGTGATCTACCGAACGCGAGCCGAGCGTCTGCACAACGACATGTTCCAGTTTCTTAGCAGTGCATCAGGGGCCTATCTGAAACACTTTACACCTGAATTGAGAGCCCTGTCAAGTCGATGCGGTCTGGACGTGCCCCTCTCATGTCTTGGTCCTTCGGTCATCGTCTTTCAAGAGACGACTCACACACAGTTGCTGGGCCATG ATTCCAAGGTGGCTGGCCATGCTGACATGCAGTTGCAGAAGAGGTTTCATGACCTGGGCTTAGCAACTGATGCCTTCAGCTCTGTACAGTACAATGgcacccaaaccatcacaccTCCAACTGATTACAGTGGACTGCTGGAGGCTCTTAGACAGCAAGTGCTAAACACTCACACGCGTTCGCCGCGCCACCCAAGCATAGTGTTTCAAGCTTTTGAG GCCCTCAGTGAACGATTTTGTGGGGACCTTTGCGATGATAAGCTGAATCTGTACACCTTCTTCCCAGATGAGTACTTCACCTGCTCAGCTGTCTGCCTCAGTTGCAA TATTCGCTGCAAGAATGGAATGAACCACTTGCGAGACAGGGTTCCCCACAAGGCAGATGGACTGTGCCAATATGCACACCAGTACAACAACAAAGTCCTTATCTGTAAG AGGTGCTATGAAGGCGGCAGAGAGGTGACAGTCATGCCTAAAACTTCAGCGTCGTCTGACAACCCGTGGTTTGGCATTGCCAAGTTCGCCTGGTCAGG ATACGTGTTAGAGTGTGCCAGCTGTGGCGTTATTTATCGCAGCAGACAGTACTGGGTAGGGAACCAGGACCCAGAGAGCAGTGTGGTGCGTTCGGAGGTCAAACACGTTTGGGAGGGG TCGGACACCTTCCTTGGCAACCACCAGAATGCTGCCCAGAGAGTTCTGGATGGGATGAACTACGTGATCCAGTCAATGTCCGAGTACAGCACTGGCCCCACCAAGGCTGTTACGGCTTGGCTCACGGACCAGGTGGCGCCGCCATACTGGAGATCCAACACAGAGATTACG GCTTGTCATGGCTGTCACAAAGCGTTTGAAGAGGGGGAACGTAAGCATCACTGTCGATCGTGCGGCGAGGGATTCTGCCACCTGTGTTCCTCCCATCGCATGCCAGTTCCCGAGAGAGGCTGGGGAAGTAGCCCCGTCAGGGTGTGTTTGGCCTGCTATCGTCAGGGTGGACCAGTAGAAACCAACAATCATG TGTACAAAGCAGAGCCTCGCGGTCTGATTGCTCGCAGAGTGGCCGAAGTGGCTCAGTCCACTTTGGACATTGTCAGCACTGCAGTGGACTATCCGCTTT gctTTGTGAAGGATGTGGCTCGACCAGACTACTGGGTCCCAGACCAGGACATCAACCAGTGCCATCAGTGCTCCAAAGTCTTTACTCCAGTCATGTCTAAGCATCACTGCAGAGCTTGTGGTCAGGGTGTATGCGGCGCCTGCTCCACTCACTTGAAGCCTGTACCCTCAAGAGGGTGGGACCACCCAGTGCGAGTGTGTGACAAATGTAGCGCCAGTCCTAATATTCTCTAA
- the LOC144200807 gene encoding zinc finger FYVE domain-containing protein 1 isoform X2, which produces MRLLLKVLAVSDIVIYRTRAERLHNDMFQFLSSASGAYLKHFTPELRALSSRCGLDVPLSCLGPSVIVFQETTHTQLLGHDSKVAGHADMQLQKRFHDLGLATDAFSSVQYNGTQTITPPTDYSGLLEALRQQVLNTHTRSPRHPSIVFQAFEALSERFCGDLCDDKLNLYTFFPDEYFTCSAVCLSCNIRCKNGMNHLRDRVPHKADGLCQYAHQYNNKVLICKRCYEGGREVTVMPKTSASSDNPWFGIAKFAWSGYVLECASCGVIYRSRQYWVGNQDPESSVVRSEVKHVWEGSDTFLGNHQNAAQRVLDGMNYVIQSMSEYSTGPTKAVTAWLTDQVAPPYWRSNTEITACHGCHKAFEEGERKHHCRSCGEGFCHLCSSHRMPVPERGWGSSPVRVCLACYRQGGPVETNNHVYKAEPRGLIARRVAEVAQSTLDIVSTAVDYPLCFVKDVARPDYWVPDQDINQCHQCSKVFTPVMSKHHCRACGQGVCGACSTHLKPVPSRGWDHPVRVCDKCSASPNIL; this is translated from the exons ATGAGACTTCTGCTTAag GTGTTGGCTGTGTCAGATATCGTGATCTACCGAACGCGAGCCGAGCGTCTGCACAACGACATGTTCCAGTTTCTTAGCAGTGCATCAGGGGCCTATCTGAAACACTTTACACCTGAATTGAGAGCCCTGTCAAGTCGATGCGGTCTGGACGTGCCCCTCTCATGTCTTGGTCCTTCGGTCATCGTCTTTCAAGAGACGACTCACACACAGTTGCTGGGCCATG ATTCCAAGGTGGCTGGCCATGCTGACATGCAGTTGCAGAAGAGGTTTCATGACCTGGGCTTAGCAACTGATGCCTTCAGCTCTGTACAGTACAATGgcacccaaaccatcacaccTCCAACTGATTACAGTGGACTGCTGGAGGCTCTTAGACAGCAAGTGCTAAACACTCACACGCGTTCGCCGCGCCACCCAAGCATAGTGTTTCAAGCTTTTGAG GCCCTCAGTGAACGATTTTGTGGGGACCTTTGCGATGATAAGCTGAATCTGTACACCTTCTTCCCAGATGAGTACTTCACCTGCTCAGCTGTCTGCCTCAGTTGCAA TATTCGCTGCAAGAATGGAATGAACCACTTGCGAGACAGGGTTCCCCACAAGGCAGATGGACTGTGCCAATATGCACACCAGTACAACAACAAAGTCCTTATCTGTAAG AGGTGCTATGAAGGCGGCAGAGAGGTGACAGTCATGCCTAAAACTTCAGCGTCGTCTGACAACCCGTGGTTTGGCATTGCCAAGTTCGCCTGGTCAGG ATACGTGTTAGAGTGTGCCAGCTGTGGCGTTATTTATCGCAGCAGACAGTACTGGGTAGGGAACCAGGACCCAGAGAGCAGTGTGGTGCGTTCGGAGGTCAAACACGTTTGGGAGGGG TCGGACACCTTCCTTGGCAACCACCAGAATGCTGCCCAGAGAGTTCTGGATGGGATGAACTACGTGATCCAGTCAATGTCCGAGTACAGCACTGGCCCCACCAAGGCTGTTACGGCTTGGCTCACGGACCAGGTGGCGCCGCCATACTGGAGATCCAACACAGAGATTACG GCTTGTCATGGCTGTCACAAAGCGTTTGAAGAGGGGGAACGTAAGCATCACTGTCGATCGTGCGGCGAGGGATTCTGCCACCTGTGTTCCTCCCATCGCATGCCAGTTCCCGAGAGAGGCTGGGGAAGTAGCCCCGTCAGGGTGTGTTTGGCCTGCTATCGTCAGGGTGGACCAGTAGAAACCAACAATCATG TGTACAAAGCAGAGCCTCGCGGTCTGATTGCTCGCAGAGTGGCCGAAGTGGCTCAGTCCACTTTGGACATTGTCAGCACTGCAGTGGACTATCCGCTTT gctTTGTGAAGGATGTGGCTCGACCAGACTACTGGGTCCCAGACCAGGACATCAACCAGTGCCATCAGTGCTCCAAAGTCTTTACTCCAGTCATGTCTAAGCATCACTGCAGAGCTTGTGGTCAGGGTGTATGCGGCGCCTGCTCCACTCACTTGAAGCCTGTACCCTCAAGAGGGTGGGACCACCCAGTGCGAGTGTGTGACAAATGTAGCGCCAGTCCTAATATTCTCTAA